Part of the bacterium genome, TAGCCGAGCAACGGTTCGATGCCGCAGTCTTCGAGCAATGTGCTCATGGGCGGGTAGAGAGGGCCGTCGGAGCCCCGTACCGAGTGCCCGGCCTCCTGCAGCAGGCAGGCGAGGGGGGCCATGCCGCTGCCGCCGATGGCGATCAGGTAGATGTCGAGGGGGGACTTCGGGGACACAATACGTAATCTGGTATGAAAGAGAGTACCGTTCTTGTGACCGGGTTCGGTTCGGTGACGAGAGTGTGCGGCCTGTCAGCTCAGATTACGTATTGTGTCCCGCCCGACGCCGAGGCAATATAGCATTGGCCTTGGGTCAGGGACCTGGAGGAAGAACGTGAGTAGAGAACTCTTGCCGGCACAATTGGTGGTTTCGATCGGCCTGCTTCTGGCAGTGACCGCTTCGAGCGCTTCGGCGGCGGCCAAAGCCGTGGTTCGGGAACCGATCGTTGACGTCGGGACCGTTGCCAAGGGAGAGCAGATCGAACACAGCTTCGAGCTGCGCAATGAAGGCGACGCCGTCCTGACGGTGCGCGAGGTCAAACCCGCCTGCGGTTGCACGATCGCGAAGTACGACAAGTCCATCGCTGCCGGGGCTACCGGGAAGATCGCCGCCGTCGTCAAGACCGAGAACTTCACCGGACCGATTGCCAAGTCGGTAACCGTCTTTACCAGCGACAGCTCCAACCCGAGGATCAACCTGGTCATCAAGGCGGTCATTCAGCCGCAGGTGGAGGTTCAGCCGGGCTACGCCCGCTTCATCGTGGTCGAGGGCTCGGGAACCGAATCGAGCACCCAGACGCTCTGGACCGCCCAGGGTCCGGACCTGGAGATTCGGAGCGTGCGCTCCCCGTATCCGTTCGTGAAGGCGGGCTACCGGCGACTCGATACCGGCGAGGCCGAGACCGGTTCGCGTTGGGAGGTGAGCCTATCGCTGGACCGCAATGGCGCGCCTGTCGGCCCGCTCGCGGATTTCATCGAAGTCGAGACCAATCATCCGAAGCAACGGGTGATCAAGATTCCGGTCTCGGGCTTTGTCCGGCCCGAAGTCAGCGTGACACCCCGCGTAGCCGAGCTGGGGAGTCGCCGGCTCGAGACGCCGTTCACGACGACCCTCGAGGTTCGGAACCAGACCAACACCACGATCTCACTTTCGGGCGCGACCGCGGACGTGGCCGGCATCGACGCCGAGATCGAAGAAGTGGAGGCGGGCAAGGTCTACAAGGTGGTCCTGACCCTGCAACCGGAAATGGCCAAGGGGCCCTTCAAGGGCAAGGTCCAGATCACTACCTCCAGCAAGCGGCGCCCGCTTCTCGAGGTCGACCTCAGCGGCACGGTTCTTTAGGGTCTGCCCCAGAGCTCTTTTTCGTCTTTGGGCGCGGCTTCGCGTCGGGGCCCCTTGCGCTCGAGCGCTGCCACCTGCTCGAGAACCGGCGCCAGGGCGCTCTGTTGCCGCTCGACCAAGGTCTGAATCCCGACGACCGCTAGATCCAACAGGCTGTCGAACTGCGCTCGGCTGAAGGTGCCGCGCTCGCCGGTGCCCTGGACTTCGACCAGAGCGCCGGCGCCGGTGCCGACCACGTTCATGTCGACCTCGGCCTGCTGATCCTCGCTGGCGTCGAGGTCGAGAAGCAGCTCGCCGCCGAAGATCCCGACCGAGGTGGCCGCCACGTTGTCGAGAACCGGCCAGCGTTTGAGGTCGCCTCGCAGGAACGCCTCGCCGAGAGCGCGGACCGCGGCCACGAAGGCGCCGGTAATGGACGCGGTCCGAGTTCCGCCATCGGCCTGCAGGACGTCGCAATCGAGAATCAGGGTCGTCTCGGGCATCGCGCGAAGATCGAACGCGGCTCGAAGGCTCCGGCCGATCAAGCGCTGGATCTCGGCGCTCCGGCCCGACTGCCGGCCGCGCTTGACCTCGCGCGCCGAGCGCCGGCTCGTCGCGCGCGGCAACATGGCGTATTCGGCGGTAATCCAGCCGCTGCCGCTGCCCTCGAGGAACGGCGGTACGCGATTCTCCAGAGTCGCCGCGACCAGTACTTGGGTGTCACCGGTTTCGATCAGGGCCGAGCCGTCGGCGAACTTCATTGCGTCGAGTGTGATCTTGACGGGCCGCAGCTCGGCTGCTGAGCGCCCGAGGGCGCGCGCCGTAGGATGGTTCTTGTTCAGCACGCAGTCATTCTAGCCGTAGCCGGCTCAGAGATCCGTAAGCTCGAGGGTGCCCCAATCACCGGCGAGGATGCGATGGGCCAGCCGCTCGAAGCGGTCGGCTGCGTCGGTTACGAGGAATCGATCGCGCGGGCGGGGCTGAGCCTCCGAGTCGTCCGCCTGCGCCAGAGCGTCTGCGATTTCAGCGGCGACAACCTCGGCCGAGTCGACCAGCTCGACGGCGTCGTCGAACAGCTCGCGAAGCACCGGCTTGAGCAGGGGGTAGTGCGTGCATCCGAGAACCACCGTGTCGACACCGTGCTCGATCAGCGGCTGAAGGTAGCGTCGGGCGACCTGGCGAGTCACGGGATCCTCGAGCCAGCCCTCTTCCACCAGGGGCACGAACAATGGACAGGCCTGGCTCACCACCTCGAGCTCGGGCCGGTGTTCGAGTATCGCCTGCTGATAGGCCTCGGAAAGAACCGTCGATTCGGTGCCGAGCACGCCCACGCACCGTTTCGAGACCCGGGCGGCCCGTGCGGCTCCCGGCTCGACGACGCCCCACAGCGGCACGTTGGGTGAGACCTCGGACAGACCCAGCGCCGACGCCGTGTTGCAGGCGACCACCACGGCCTTGACGCCGCGGCGCTCGAGAAACTCGACATTGCGCTGGGTGTAGCGAGCAATCGTCTTTCGCGACTTGATTCCGTAGGGGAGGCGCGCGGTATCGCCGAGAAAGAGAATCGACTCGTTCGGGAGCCGGCGTTTGAGGGCCCTGACGACGGTAAGACCGCCAACGCCAGAGTCGAACACTCCGATTTGATTCATCCCGCCTCGCGGATGAGGTCCGGCCGCGCGGCCAGCGGGCTCGAAGTGTCGACGTGGCCGGCGATGGTGTCGCGCTGTCGGCCGTTGATCAGGATCACCGCCCAGCGCGCCGCCTCGTCGTCCAGGAGCAGTGTGTTGACGATGCTGTAGAGCGCGAGCATTTCCTCGGTCGAGCCCATGCCGACCGTTTCGGATATCTTGAAATCGACGTAGATCGTGCCGTCCGGTGCCGTAAAGACGCTTGCGACCTGCGTACCGTTGGGCAAGGCAGGCCGTAAACCCTCGGTCGTCGGGCCCTCCACCAGCTGCTCGGCGAGCCAGCGTCTTCTGGCTGTCGGCTGCAGCTCAGCCGGCATCGTTCGCAGCTCGGGCTCGAGCATTCCACTTGTCGCCGGAAAGTAGACCGCGGCCTGTGAGCCCGCCGATGATTGGACGGGTTCCGTGTCACCGGGGTCGGTAGCGGCTGCCGGTGAGGGCTCGGTTTTCAACCAGACGATTCCGAGACCCGCGATCCCGACCGCGACCAGGGCGGCCGTCAGCAACAAGGCTCTTCGGCGGTTCATCGGCTGGAAAACTCGAGCTGCTCAGCCGAAGACCCCTCGACCTGTGCCTTATAGCGCGAGACCGCGCGCACCAGGGAGTCGGTCAGCTGGCCGCGATACTCGGAGTCTTGAAGCCTCTGCTCCTCTTTCGGGTTGCTCAGGAATCCCAGTTCTACGAGCACCGCGGGCATCGCGGCGCCCAGAAGCACTCGGAACGGGGCCTGCTTGACTCCACGGTTGCGCAGGCCCAGGGCGTCGTTGAGCTCGGCCTGCATGAGTCCGCCCAGGGTCTGACTCTGGCCCAGGTAGCGGCTCTGAGCCAGGTCCCAGAGCATGAGTTGGAGGTCGTAGAGCGGGTCGCGGACGCTCGCGTTCTCGACCGAGGCCGTACGCCCGGCCTCCGCGTCGCTGGCTTCGAAACTCGAGAAATACGTCTCGGCGCCGCGTGCCGACGAGTTCGGGGAGGCATTGATGTGGAGCGAGATGAACAGATCGCCCTTGTATTGGTTGGCGAGCGCCGAGCGCGAATCGAGCGAAATGTCGATGTCGCTGGATCGGGTCAACACAACCCGGACGTTTAAGGCTTGCTCCAGGCGGGTCTCGAGCTGCCGGGCCAGCGCGAGGGTCAGCTCTTTCTCGACCGCGCCGCCCGCGCCATGGGCGCCCGGATCGCTACCGCCGTGCCCCGGGTCGATGATCACGGTCCGGACGCCTTGGCGTTGTGCCTGGACCGGCGGACGCTGGGTTCGCACGAGGGTCGAACCGCCGGACCGGTCGCGCAAAACGTCGAAAACGATCCGGAACGGATTCTCGAGAATGTAGTCCTGAGTCGTTGCCTGCCGGGTGAGCTCGATTCGGATCGACTCCGATGTCAACTGGATGTCGCGAACGAGCTCGCCGGTCGACGCAAGCGTCTGCGAGGTCTCCTCGAGCCGGTCGCCGATCAGCTCGATCTCGATTTCGCGGGCGCTTTTCTTGAGGTGGTAGCGTGGGCGCTCCGGGAACTCGAAGACCAGGGTCGTGACGCCGCGTAGCCTCACCACGTCCACGGTCACCGGAAGCTCGCGCAACGGCTGCCGCTCGATCCTCAGCAGGTGGTCGGTCGGCTGCCAGTCGAAGTCGTATCCCAGGAGGTTGCCGTAGAGCGTTTGCAGGAGATCCAACGGCACGTGCAGGCCACGGTCGCCGGCAACTGGCGCTTGGGAAAGTAGCTCGATCTCTTCGTTCTCGGTCATGGTCACCGCGCCGGGACCAAAGAGGAAAGCGGCTTCGCCCATCCGCAGCTCGTGCTTCTGCTGCATCGGCCCGATGTCGAGCTCGCCGCCGAGGAGGCCCACCAGCGGCTGGAGGGCAAACATCGGCCCGGCCAGGGTGTGAGAGTAGGGGAGCGGCCGGCTCTGCGTGCCCAGCTCGACGACCGCCAGGCCGGTCTCGAGAACTTCGAACGAGCGGTCCTCGGCAGCCGGATTGGCTGCTTCAAGGGGCGGAATGGCGAGTAAGATGAGGAGGCCGGTGAGGGCTCGCAGGCGGGTCGGCACGACGGCGTAGAGGATACCACTCGGGAGTCGGCGAGTCCGCCGCAAGGAGGCATCAGAACATGGAAATTCGCGAATTCAGGCCTACCCTCAAGGCCAAGGACTTCGATCGCACGTGTCAGTTCTACAGCGAGGTTCTGGGGCTTCCCCGCTTGGCCAGCCGTGATACGCCCGAAGGCCGCTCCGCGGTCTACCAGGCGGGCTCGGCGCAGATCGAGGTGACCGGTCTGGCTCGCGGAAAGGGCAAGGACTCGAGCGCGGGCTACCACGCGCCCGAAGCGCCGATGGTTCTTACCCTGGTCGTGGCCTCTGCCGAGGATATCTACAAGGAGCTGATTTTTCGCGATCGCAACATTCCAGGCGGCCTGCGTAAGGACTCCGCTGGCAACACCATCTTCGGCACCCACGATCCCGACGGTGTTCGGATTCTCTTCGTGGAGGAGTAGTCGGGGACACGATTCCTTCGTGTCCCCTCCCGATTGGTTTTTCTGAGCCCCCTTGGCCGTATCGCTGGTTTTTGCTACCCTGCCGCTCCCACGAAGGCGCGTTCGTCTAGGGGTCTAGGACGCCGGCCTCTCACGCCGGTAACACGGGTTCGAATCCCGTACGCGCTACCACTCCTTCGTTTCTCGCCCCGTGATGCAGGCAGATTCTCAGCGCCAGGTGCTGCTGGGCGTCCCTGGCGAATCTGTTGATCGCATAGACGACCACGAAATCGATCCTGCCCTTCTTCTCACGGCAGTAAGCCAACAACTTCTTCAGCTCGGTCCGCTCTGTGGTGCGTGCGCTCTCCCCCTCCTCGACGAAGGTCCCCGCGACCGCGATGCCCCTGGTCTCGCAGTAGTGGCGGCAACGCTTCATCTGGGTGTCCAGACTGAAGTTCTTGACCTGCTGCTCGGAGGAGACGCGGGTGTAAATGAGCGCGCGGGGCATGACCTTTCTTGTCTTACCGTCGCTCAAGCGGGGGCTGTTTCTCCGAGAGCCGACCTCGTCGCTCAAACTCGGTGACAACGACTTCGGCTAGGGCGCTCAGGTGTTCTCGAATGCGTCGCAGTTCCTGGTCAGTAAGCTTGCAGTCTTTTCCGAGGACCTCACGGCATCGGCGGAGAGTTCCCGGTTACGGTGAGTGAGTCCAATGGGCCCTAGATGTACCGCGGTAAGGCAGGAGCCAGTGTCCAGCTGGACCTGAACTAGCCCTGGCCAGCCGTCCAGCGGATCGACGACGTTGACGGCCTCCGTGAGACCGTCCAATACTCCGACGAGTTCTCTTCGTGCCATCTGCTGCCCGGGGGTCGAGAACGTGATTACAGCGGACAGTTCTCATGAAGAACCCGGAACCGCACCACAGGAAAATCAGCGAATGGAGTTCGCGCCAGAGCTAAGAAGCCAGGTGCTAAGCGGCCGCTACGTTCCGAGTTTACCGCTGGCGCTGAAGCTCTCGCGTCATTTCGGATGCGCGACGGACGAGTTGTTTGGCATCGAGTGAGAGAGTGCACTCGAGCTTCTTCTCCGCTATGAGTGAAAGTCCGCGGCTCGGGCGACGCCCACGCCTATAGGAGCTTGCCGGATCTACCGGGAGCCGCGCGGCTCGCGACCGGCGAGATCGACATCTGCTCATGGTAGCGCGGCCGCACACCGCTAAACTGGGGGCACGATGGCGATGCGCTACTTTGTAGATCCCAGGTTGCCAGACTCGGAGGTGGCCACTCTGCATCGAGTCCTTCAGTCGGTCGGATACCGACAGACCGAGGGAGACGATTGGGACTTCTACTGGGATGGCGTCGTGCCGAGCGGCGACTTCTTCCGCGCGCTGGCACCCGGCCAGAGAGTGAACTGCTTTCCCGCCCTCGACGCGTTCTCCGTCAAGAGCGACCTGCACGACAACATCGTCGAAAGCGATCGAGTCGCCGGCAAGATCTTTCGCAGAATCCACCCGCATAGCTTCTCTATGCCAGACGACTACAAAGCCTGGCGCGCTCAGGCGAAGCTCGATCCCGATCAGCTTTGGCTGCTCAAGCCCAAGGCGCTTGGTGGGGGCCGAGAGATCGAGTTGATCCGCGAACCGGACACGGTGCCAAGAGACCACAAATGGATGGTCCAAGAGTACATCTCGCGGCCACATCTACTGTCGGGGCTCAAGTACGGGCTGCGCTTTTTCCCGCTGATCACCGCACTCGACCCTCTGCTTTGCTACCTTCATACTGACGGGGTCTGCAAGATGGCGTCGCGGCCCTACACTCTCGACCCGGCGTCGCTCGACGACCGTTTCGTGCACGTCGCCAATGCGTCACTGCAGCATCGCCACCAGGAGGTCGCACGGGCTACCGACCTCCATGGCTATCGAAATCAGTTGCGAGAGCTGAGCATTGATGACGAGAAGCTCTTCAGCGAGATCCGCGCAGCCATCCTGCGCATGTTGCTCGCGCTCCGCGAGCAAGCTCTGCTGGAAAACCGTGCTGTCCGTTGTCGGCTCGACGGGTGCTACCTGCTCCTGGGCGTCGACGTCCTCGTCGACGAGGATCTGAGACCATGGATCATCGAGTGCAACGTCAATCCGGCCCTCGGCGTCGGCCCCTACGATCGGGCGGCGACAGAGATCGTGACCGCCAAGGATCGAATCGTCACAGATCTTCTGTCGCTAGTAGGCGTGGGGCGTGGCGCTGTTCCCGACATCGGCCCCGATCCGACCTCGTGGCGGGTCCGAACCGAGCACGAGCTCGCCGGCGCACGAGGATGGGAACGGCTCTGGCCGACCACGGACAGCGACCGCTTCGTCCCCTGTTTGCCGCTCCTGCGCCCGCTCGATCGCGCGCTGGCGAGCGATGCTTGCGCGGGAATCGCACCGAGCGAGCCCGCGCTGCGACCTGCGGAGCACCTCCAAGCCACCCCCCTCGGCGACGGGCTCGTGGTTTACGACTGCACGCCGAACCGGCTCTATGCGCTCAATGCATCGGCCGCGGCCGTGTGGCTCGGGCTGGCCGAAGGCATCGAGCCCGCATCGCTGATCGACGAGTTGTCGGAGGCCGTCGTCGAGGTGACGGGGCCGAGCATCGCAGGGGAGGTCTGGGACCTTCTCGTGGCTTGGGCCCAGCGCGGGTTGCTCGCCGGTTTCGAGCGCAACGCCGAGTCTTCGTCGGAATCGGACGACCCGAGTTCGAGAGAGGCCGCACCGCTCACCGTTCTGGGCCGTCGACGGGGCGGGCTTTTGATCATCCCGACGAGCGGCTGTGGTCTTGAGGAGACCGCCCCGATCGAGCTGCCACCCGTGAGCGGACGCCGCCTCGTTCTGCTGGCCTCCGCCGCAGGCGGCCGAGCGACGCTGCGCCTCGGCTCTCCCGCGGCGGCCCTCGACGCTTTGTTGACCGCGCCCGAGGCCAGGACCGCCCTGTCATCAGCGGGAGCGGCCTCGTTGGCTACCTGGCTCGATCGAGCCGAGATCTTCGAGCTCGCAGCGCCTGACGGCGCGAGTGGCGAAGGCGGGCGGCTTCTCAACTTGTTGGCGTCGTCCGAATAGAGTAACCTACGCCAGTTCCCAGATCACGATCGGTCCCGCATACCAGAGGAGGCGCGCGATGAGCACTGAGAAGCAGGCACTGCCAAGCCGGAGGGAGTTCGTACGGCGAGTCAGCCAGACTGCCGCATTTGCTACGCCTCTCATGTTTGCAATCGGTGCCTCGCCGGCTGCAGCAGAAGACGGCAGCACCTACGAAAAAGTGAAGGCGAGCCTGGATAAGGCTACCCCGCTGATCGCCCAGGCCCGCCGCGACGCTGCAAACCTCGAAGCCGAAGAGCGTAGCAAGCTCCGATCGACGGTCAACAAACTCAGGGAAGAAGTCGGCAAACTGAATCACTACTTCTAGCCGCCGGTTTCGCTGAGGGAAAACGGTGCGGGGCACGACGGGTCTCATCCTTCAGGAGCTCCTACAGGGCTTCTTGGGGCCCAAGGCTCGTGACGCCATCGTGGATCGTTTCGGAGCGTTGCCCTTCCTGGTTCCGAACCGAGAGGATCACATCGAAGCTGCGGCGCTTCGCAATCGTTGCCGCCGGCGAAGTGTTCAGCTCGGAACGATCGATGCCCTCGTCTCCCAGCTCGCTCTTCGTCACTCGCTGACTGTGCTCACGACCGACCGCGATTTCGAACGGATCGCAAAGCGAGAGCCGCTGGAAGTCTGGCGGGGCTAGGCGAAGCGCGCCCTACGGGACGCTTTCTTTGTCGAGCTCCGACTCGTCCGGCGGTCTGATAAGGGCGACTTCTCGGACGTGTCAAGTTACAGCTTCTGCCGCCAGCACCGTTCCTTGCGAAGCGGGAAAGACAACCGCATCACGCCAGCGATGAGCTGCTCGACTTCGAGGCGGTGCTGTTCAAGACCTCGGAGACCCAGAGCGGGTTCGACCTAGGCGGCCCAAAATCTACGCCCCCGGTGCCGAGGCTGCGCGCCCACACCTCGTCAAAGTGCCCGGCAAGGTGTGCGTCCGGAGACCTACCGAGCGAGCGTCGCGGAACTCGAGAAGATCCTCGATGTCGGTGGCCCCGCCGGGCCACAACTTGAATGAGTGGTCCGCCCGTTGGCGCGAGTCCGGCGACACCGGCGCATGGTCGAAGACTGTGCCTTAGAAGACGTCGACAGTCAGCGCCGGTTCCAAGCCGGCAAGGGAGTCACCTGACCGTTCCCATTCGGCTTGGAGCGAGGGAACCCTTAAGCTGACGTCGGGTGAGAGGCCAGTTGCTGTTGTAGCTGGCTGAGGTCCAGCAGGCAAGCGTAAATCCGGTTCCAAGTAGGAATGGAGTGGGGTACCAGCCTTCCGCTCCGTTCCGTTCTGACAGTACGTCCGGAATTGCGGTCGCCAGGCCCCGCACGTGGTTCGAAGTCCTCGGGAACGAATCCCGTGTGAGCCCAGATGAGGGCCACCACCCTCCACTCGGGGAGCCGCTGGACCGCCTCTAGTGTTTATCGAATCATTCGGCGTCAGCGGCGACCGCCTCGATCCTGGCCGTGAAGCCGTTGGTCCCCGAGTACTCGAACTGCTTGTCCTCGGCCTCGTGCCTCAGGATGACGGTTCGGTACTGTGTGTGATCGAGGTAGGGGGGGGCCGGGAAGTCGGGCGAGGGGAGATTCTGGATCTTGATCGGCTTGCCGTTCTTGCCCTTCATGACCTCGATTTCGGCCGTGGTGTTTGGCGTCGAAAAATTCATCCGTTCCGTAGTCCGCTCTACTGAGATGGACACATTCTTGACTTCCAGCACGTTGTCGCTGGCGAAGAATTGTTCGAACGTTGGTAGCAGCTCCACGGCCGCCTCGGTTTGTGCTTCGTCTGCCTCCTCGGAGACGTAGAACTTGATCCAGTTGCCGCCGCGGTACACGGCGAGCACCTTGACCCCGTCCAGCCGGACGTCCCCGTAGTGGCCGCTCTCGATCTCGACGAGAGTGACGCCCTCGCAGTGCCCGAGTGTCGCAGGCGACCCGAAGAGACAGGGGCATGTCGGCCGACAGCTACAGGCGTCGGTGTAGTCTGCTTTGATCGACCACGCCGTATTATGGGGCAGCCCCTCGTCGGCGGGAAGCTGTGGGTTACAGCCTGCAGTAAGAGTCAGTGCCATAACGGCCAATACTGCGAGCGGTCGACTCATCGTGATCCTCCTTTGCGTCGTTCGGAGTTGGTCTCCCTAAAGCGGCCCAGGACCGCAGGCAAGGCTGTAGAAGCTCGCTCGATGATAGCGGATGGTGAGGCGACCCTGGAGCTGGTCCGAGCGTCCAGGCTGGGAGGATTCCTCGCAGAAGACTCTGGTTCTTATCCATCTACCCACCGGTTCCGACTCTGAAAGCCCTGAGTCGCTGGGGCATCTTGGCCTATGCTGGCGCGGTAGCGTAGCTGCCCTGTTGGAGAGCTGTTAACTCCCGTAGCCACTGATTGATCTGGTTCCAAGTAGGAATGGAGTGGGCTACCATCTCTAGACCCTTCATCTAAAGAGTTTGTGGTTGACTGGCCAGGCTCGAAGCACGGTCAAGAGTTGCGTGTTGGTCAATTGGTGGTCAAGCTCGGTGTTCCGTGGCGAGCAGTTTTCAGGTTGATTCGAGGGGCTCAGCAATCCATCTTCCTGGCCAGTAAGACCAACGGTGGCAGTTGGGAGACCCGGCAACCACCCCGGCCGTGTACTAGATTGCCAGCTCCGGAGGCTGTCTTAACAGTCGGCTAACCTATTCTTTTACAGTCGCTTAAGAGGCAGTGACCATTTCCGGTCACCTACTTGGTCACCCACAAGCCTCTGGAAGTTATCTTTCCTGAGCTTTTGTCACGAGCGCTTCCAGGCGCAGCTCCGCGCAGCCGAGCTTCGTGCGGAGAGAAGCGTCGCGAAGGAAGCGAGGACCCGTGGCTTTGCGGCGCTGGGTTTTCCCAGGTGTGCCTTATCGAGGCAGGTTTGACGTTACGCTTGTGATTAAGGACGACGCGCCACCCGAACGGGCGGGACCCAACTCTACGAACACCTGGCGGCCGATCCGGTGCGGCAGGCAGCCGACCGGATCTCAGGCGAGATTGCAGCCGCCTTGAATGGACAAGCGAAGGGAGAGGTCGCGCCGATCAGGCGGTAGCCGAGCCCCTGCGCTCCGGCTTTTGGGAGCGACCGGCGGCGGATTTGGAGGCTCTAGTTCGGCGCTTCCCAGATCACTTTGCCATTGGCGTCAAATAGAGCCATGCCAGCCGGGTAACGCGATTCCTCGCCCGTCTTGGGAGTAACAACCTCCACGACACCAAACTGGGCGCGGTGCTTGCCGGTTTCGTCGGCGTAGACGAAGCCGTCAGCGTTCATCTGGGCGCGGGTCTTGCCGTTCTCGTCGGCGTAGCTGAGGCCGTTAGCGGTCATC contains:
- a CDS encoding DUF1573 domain-containing protein encodes the protein MSRELLPAQLVVSIGLLLAVTASSASAAAKAVVREPIVDVGTVAKGEQIEHSFELRNEGDAVLTVREVKPACGCTIAKYDKSIAAGATGKIAAVVKTENFTGPIAKSVTVFTSDSSNPRINLVIKAVIQPQVEVQPGYARFIVVEGSGTESSTQTLWTAQGPDLEIRSVRSPYPFVKAGYRRLDTGEAETGSRWEVSLSLDRNGAPVGPLADFIEVETNHPKQRVIKIPVSGFVRPEVSVTPRVAELGSRRLETPFTTTLEVRNQTNTTISLSGATADVAGIDAEIEEVEAGKVYKVVLTLQPEMAKGPFKGKVQITTSSKRRPLLEVDLSGTVL
- the rph gene encoding ribonuclease PH — translated: MNKNHPTARALGRSAAELRPVKITLDAMKFADGSALIETGDTQVLVAATLENRVPPFLEGSGSGWITAEYAMLPRATSRRSAREVKRGRQSGRSAEIQRLIGRSLRAAFDLRAMPETTLILDCDVLQADGGTRTASITGAFVAAVRALGEAFLRGDLKRWPVLDNVAATSVGIFGGELLLDLDASEDQQAEVDMNVVGTGAGALVEVQGTGERGTFSRAQFDSLLDLAVVGIQTLVERQQSALAPVLEQVAALERKGPRREAAPKDEKELWGRP
- a CDS encoding glutamate racemase, which codes for MNQIGVFDSGVGGLTVVRALKRRLPNESILFLGDTARLPYGIKSRKTIARYTQRNVEFLERRGVKAVVVACNTASALGLSEVSPNVPLWGVVEPGAARAARVSKRCVGVLGTESTVLSEAYQQAILEHRPELEVVSQACPLFVPLVEEGWLEDPVTRQVARRYLQPLIEHGVDTVVLGCTHYPLLKPVLRELFDDAVELVDSAEVVAAEIADALAQADDSEAQPRPRDRFLVTDAADRFERLAHRILAGDWGTLELTDL
- a CDS encoding GerMN domain-containing protein, with amino-acid sequence MNRRRALLLTAALVAVGIAGLGIVWLKTEPSPAAATDPGDTEPVQSSAGSQAAVYFPATSGMLEPELRTMPAELQPTARRRWLAEQLVEGPTTEGLRPALPNGTQVASVFTAPDGTIYVDFKISETVGMGSTEEMLALYSIVNTLLLDDEAARWAVILINGRQRDTIAGHVDTSSPLAARPDLIREAG
- a CDS encoding N-acetylmuramoyl-L-alanine amidase — its product is MRRTRRLPSGILYAVVPTRLRALTGLLILLAIPPLEAANPAAEDRSFEVLETGLAVVELGTQSRPLPYSHTLAGPMFALQPLVGLLGGELDIGPMQQKHELRMGEAAFLFGPGAVTMTENEEIELLSQAPVAGDRGLHVPLDLLQTLYGNLLGYDFDWQPTDHLLRIERQPLRELPVTVDVVRLRGVTTLVFEFPERPRYHLKKSAREIEIELIGDRLEETSQTLASTGELVRDIQLTSESIRIELTRQATTQDYILENPFRIVFDVLRDRSGGSTLVRTQRPPVQAQRQGVRTVIIDPGHGGSDPGAHGAGGAVEKELTLALARQLETRLEQALNVRVVLTRSSDIDISLDSRSALANQYKGDLFISLHINASPNSSARGAETYFSSFEASDAEAGRTASVENASVRDPLYDLQLMLWDLAQSRYLGQSQTLGGLMQAELNDALGLRNRGVKQAPFRVLLGAAMPAVLVELGFLSNPKEEQRLQDSEYRGQLTDSLVRAVSRYKAQVEGSSAEQLEFSSR
- a CDS encoding VOC family protein; this encodes MEIREFRPTLKAKDFDRTCQFYSEVLGLPRLASRDTPEGRSAVYQAGSAQIEVTGLARGKGKDSSAGYHAPEAPMVLTLVVASAEDIYKELIFRDRNIPGGLRKDSAGNTIFGTHDPDGVRILFVEE
- a CDS encoding recombinase family protein produces the protein MPRALIYTRVSSEQQVKNFSLDTQMKRCRHYCETRGIAVAGTFVEEGESARTTERTELKKLLAYCREKKGRIDFVVVYAINRFARDAQQHLALRICLHHGARNEGVVARTGFEPVLPA
- a CDS encoding PIN domain-containing protein, giving the protein MRGTTGLILQELLQGFLGPKARDAIVDRFGALPFLVPNREDHIEAAALRNRCRRRSVQLGTIDALVSQLALRHSLTVLTTDRDFERIAKREPLEVWRG
- a CDS encoding DUF1326 domain-containing protein; this translates as MSRPLAVLAVMALTLTAGCNPQLPADEGLPHNTAWSIKADYTDACSCRPTCPCLFGSPATLGHCEGVTLVEIESGHYGDVRLDGVKVLAVYRGGNWIKFYVSEEADEAQTEAAVELLPTFEQFFASDNVLEVKNVSISVERTTERMNFSTPNTTAEIEVMKGKNGKPIKIQNLPSPDFPAPPYLDHTQYRTVILRHEAEDKQFEYSGTNGFTARIEAVAADAE